A stretch of the Bradyrhizobium sp. CCBAU 53351 genome encodes the following:
- a CDS encoding dienelactone hydrolase family protein, producing MPTAFRAAMALIALCAATGLAYAQSLPKEVATRAEIYPIPSLTLSDQKFLSGDAAAGKPVTVAGEFRVAQGTGKLPVVVLMHGSSGVGATTEAWVHAFNAMGISTFVIDGFTGRGLTVVGPNQALLGRLNLIIDIYRSLEILAKHPRVDLDRIVLMGFSRGGQATLYASLDRFNKLWNKSGIQFAAYVPFYPDCSTTYVGDNEVAARPIRIFHGTPDDYNPVKSCKAFVERLKAAGRDVVLTEYPDSAHGFDSGLLGVSTVAVSANAQTVRNCRIKEGDGGVLMNGETNAPFTYKDSCVELNPHVGGNPKTAAEARKAVEEFLQVLFKLG from the coding sequence ATGCCGACGGCATTCCGCGCCGCCATGGCGCTCATTGCGCTCTGCGCTGCCACCGGGCTCGCTTATGCGCAGTCGCTGCCCAAGGAAGTCGCCACCCGCGCCGAGATCTACCCGATCCCCTCTCTCACTCTCTCCGACCAGAAATTCCTCAGCGGCGATGCGGCGGCCGGCAAGCCAGTGACGGTGGCCGGCGAATTCCGCGTGGCGCAGGGGACCGGCAAACTCCCCGTCGTGGTGCTGATGCACGGCTCGAGCGGCGTCGGCGCCACCACGGAAGCCTGGGTGCACGCCTTCAACGCCATGGGCATCTCGACCTTCGTGATCGACGGTTTCACCGGCCGCGGGCTGACGGTGGTCGGACCGAACCAGGCGCTGCTCGGCCGGCTCAATCTGATCATCGACATCTACCGTTCGCTGGAGATCCTGGCGAAACACCCGCGCGTCGATCTTGACCGCATCGTGCTGATGGGCTTTTCCCGCGGCGGACAGGCAACGCTCTACGCAAGCCTCGACCGCTTCAACAAGCTCTGGAACAAGTCGGGCATCCAGTTCGCGGCGTACGTCCCGTTCTATCCGGACTGCTCGACGACGTATGTTGGTGACAACGAGGTCGCCGCGCGCCCGATCCGCATCTTCCACGGCACGCCAGACGACTACAATCCCGTGAAGAGCTGCAAGGCGTTCGTCGAACGGCTCAAGGCAGCGGGCCGTGATGTCGTGCTGACCGAATATCCCGACAGCGCACACGGATTCGACAGCGGCCTGCTCGGCGTCAGCACCGTTGCGGTGTCAGCCAATGCGCAAACCGTGCGCAACTGCCGGATCAAGGAAGGCGACGGCGGCGTGCTGATGAACGGCGAGACCAACGCGCCCTTTACCTATAAGGATTCCTGTGTCGAGTTGAACCCGCATGTCGGCGGCAATCCAAAGACGGCCGCCGAGGCGCGCAAGGCGGTGGAGGAGTTCTTGCAGGTTTTGTTCAAGCTGGGGTGA
- a CDS encoding carboxymuconolactone decarboxylase family protein, protein MNSTPIWLSSLTLAAAGGWLAATMFAGPATSKEPRFPQLTMDQLDAKQKPLGEQIMKVSSVGIGGPYNPMIRSPVLGQRLFDLFHYLRWETSVPLKLNEFAILIIGRQWRSQVEWFAHAPLAAKAGLSSDIIAELKANKRPSKMAEDETVVYDFVTELTTTKKVTDETYARAKKVFNDQQIVDLTALAGNYVMVAMLLAMAEETVPPGKEEPFKPGEP, encoded by the coding sequence ATGAACTCAACACCAATCTGGCTGTCGTCGCTTACGCTCGCTGCAGCCGGCGGCTGGCTTGCCGCCACCATGTTTGCCGGCCCCGCAACCAGCAAGGAGCCGCGCTTTCCGCAGCTCACCATGGACCAGCTCGACGCCAAGCAGAAGCCGCTTGGCGAGCAAATCATGAAGGTGTCGAGCGTCGGCATCGGCGGTCCCTACAATCCTATGATCCGCAGCCCCGTGTTGGGCCAGCGCCTGTTCGACCTGTTCCATTATCTGCGCTGGGAGACCTCGGTCCCGCTGAAGCTCAACGAGTTCGCGATCCTGATCATCGGGCGGCAATGGCGTTCGCAGGTGGAATGGTTCGCGCATGCGCCGCTGGCAGCCAAGGCGGGCCTCTCCTCCGATATCATCGCGGAGCTGAAGGCCAACAAGCGCCCGTCGAAGATGGCCGAGGACGAGACCGTGGTCTACGATTTCGTCACTGAGCTTACCACGACCAAGAAGGTCACCGACGAGACTTACGCGCGGGCGAAGAAGGTGTTCAATGATCAGCAGATCGTCGACCTCACCGCACTCGCCGGCAATTACGTGATGGTCGCAATGCTGCTGGCCATGGCGGAGGAAACCGTGCCGCCGGGCAAGGAGGAGCCGTTCAAGCCGGGCGAGCCGTAG
- the blaOXA gene encoding class D beta-lactamase, with the protein MVAAAFISQWTSLLLTRRSTLGLLAASAILPQRALAHVAPPRNEIRDSLAKRFTDLGTSGTFVGYKVEDYLIVASDKERSGEGKLPASTFKIPNSLIALETGVVTDPDKDVFPWDGVKRPIEAWNKDHTLRSAIAVSAVPVYQEIARRIGQERMQKYVDEFDYGNRDIGGGVDQFWLTGNLRIDPVEQIDFVDRLRRRALPISKRSQDLVADILPVTKVGEAIIRAKSGLLGAERGEPSLGWMVGWAEKGEVHTVFALNMDCKEPRLIGERMSLTQACLAEIGAI; encoded by the coding sequence ATGGTCGCGGCCGCTTTCATCAGTCAATGGACATCGCTCTTGCTCACCCGCCGCTCCACTCTCGGCCTTCTTGCCGCATCTGCCATCCTGCCGCAGCGCGCGCTCGCCCACGTCGCGCCGCCGCGCAATGAGATCCGTGACAGTCTCGCAAAGCGCTTCACCGACCTCGGCACATCAGGCACCTTCGTCGGCTACAAGGTCGAGGACTATCTGATCGTCGCCAGCGACAAGGAGCGCTCGGGCGAGGGCAAGCTGCCGGCCTCGACCTTCAAGATCCCGAACTCGCTGATCGCGCTCGAGACCGGCGTCGTCACCGATCCCGACAAGGACGTCTTCCCGTGGGATGGCGTGAAGCGGCCGATCGAAGCCTGGAACAAGGATCACACGCTGCGCAGCGCGATCGCGGTCAGCGCGGTGCCGGTCTATCAGGAGATCGCGCGGCGCATCGGCCAGGAGCGCATGCAGAAATATGTCGACGAGTTCGACTACGGCAATCGCGACATCGGCGGCGGCGTCGACCAGTTCTGGCTCACCGGAAATTTACGCATCGATCCAGTCGAGCAGATCGATTTCGTCGACCGGCTGCGCCGCCGCGCGCTGCCGATCTCAAAGCGCAGCCAGGATCTGGTCGCCGACATCCTGCCGGTGACCAAGGTGGGCGAGGCCATCATCCGCGCCAAGTCCGGCCTGCTCGGAGCCGAGCGCGGCGAGCCGTCGCTCGGCTGGATGGTCGGCTGGGCCGAGAAGGGCGAGGTGCACACGGTGTTCGCGCTCAACATGGATTGCAAGGAGCCGCGCCTCATCGGCGAGCGCATGAGCCTGACGCAAGCCTGCCTTGCCGAGATCGGCGCGATCTAG
- a CDS encoding EscU/YscU/HrcU family type III secretion system export apparatus switch protein produces the protein MSDPSKLAIALHYEKGSGAPVVVAKGKGTIGEKIVEIAKAHDIPIEENEVLAGALSKVELGEEIPPDLYKAVAEVLVFVLRLSGRGR, from the coding sequence ATGAGTGATCCATCCAAGCTCGCGATCGCGCTGCATTACGAGAAGGGCTCTGGCGCGCCCGTCGTCGTCGCCAAGGGCAAAGGCACGATCGGCGAGAAGATCGTCGAGATCGCCAAGGCTCACGACATCCCGATCGAGGAAAACGAGGTCTTGGCCGGCGCGCTGTCCAAGGTCGAGCTCGGCGAGGAGATCCCGCCGGACCTCTACAAGGCCGTCGCCGAGGTCCTGGTGTTCGTGCTGCGGCTGTCGGGCCGGGGGCGGTAG
- a CDS encoding flagellar hook-length control protein FliK, with the protein MPTPVTSILPVSAPSPAADATTPDLVLQAGSVVDARVVSVMADNLVRIAIANLSMDVMSEVALTPGQNLQLAVSQNDGTIRLAVMSGAGEAATDQITLTPRAASLVESPPLAPSASVPRNTLTPLEQVAVTAAAAEAVTKQGSQAPLFADLAAVVTGSDLPAGLKQAVLDVLAQQTQLNGALDGGDIESAFQKSGLFLEASLAAGTTPSSGSVPDLKAALLVLRQTLATIQTAAPQSQGATIPAGTTATPQVAAAPAQPAGEVAQTVSPSIAPDIAQQPQTPRNANPAAAVLADMAADAPQMALPRMSAGLAASLLQEVTQNLPRLTGNVPGSNKAVPDGHLFEAAARAIPPPFRGALPSAQSIATPSLAPDAPLSATVHRLLDETDAAIARQTLLQVASLPDRTDASGHRVDPSVPQWNFEIPFATPQGTAMAQFEISRDGAGESADPAKQAWRARFTLNVEPAGPVHALITLNGDKTFVRMWAERTATAQQLRAGIGELNQALVRAELNPGDILVRDGTPPQPAPARAGHFLDRAT; encoded by the coding sequence ATGCCGACGCCCGTCACGTCCATCCTTCCCGTCAGTGCGCCCAGCCCCGCGGCTGATGCGACGACGCCCGACCTCGTGCTTCAGGCCGGCAGCGTCGTCGATGCCAGGGTCGTCAGCGTGATGGCCGACAATCTGGTGCGGATCGCGATCGCCAACCTCTCGATGGACGTGATGTCGGAGGTGGCGCTGACGCCGGGGCAGAATCTGCAGCTCGCGGTGTCGCAGAACGACGGCACCATCCGCCTTGCGGTCATGAGCGGGGCAGGCGAGGCCGCCACTGATCAGATCACGCTGACGCCCCGCGCCGCCTCGCTGGTGGAAAGCCCGCCGCTGGCGCCGTCGGCGAGCGTGCCGCGAAATACGCTCACGCCGTTGGAGCAGGTCGCCGTCACCGCGGCAGCGGCCGAGGCCGTGACGAAGCAGGGCAGCCAGGCGCCGCTGTTCGCTGATCTGGCGGCCGTCGTCACCGGCAGCGATTTACCGGCGGGGTTGAAGCAGGCGGTGCTGGACGTGTTGGCACAGCAGACACAGCTCAACGGCGCCCTCGATGGCGGCGACATCGAATCCGCCTTCCAGAAGTCAGGACTATTCCTCGAGGCATCACTTGCTGCAGGCACGACCCCGTCCTCAGGTAGCGTTCCGGATTTGAAGGCGGCGCTGCTGGTGCTGCGCCAGACCTTGGCGACGATCCAGACGGCCGCACCGCAAAGCCAGGGCGCCACGATTCCGGCCGGCACCACGGCGACACCGCAGGTCGCCGCCGCGCCGGCGCAGCCAGCGGGTGAGGTCGCGCAGACCGTCTCGCCGTCGATCGCCCCCGACATTGCCCAGCAGCCGCAAACGCCGCGCAACGCCAATCCCGCGGCCGCGGTGCTGGCCGATATGGCGGCCGACGCGCCGCAAATGGCGCTGCCGCGCATGTCCGCCGGCCTTGCCGCAAGCCTGCTGCAGGAGGTCACGCAAAACCTGCCGCGCCTCACCGGTAACGTGCCCGGCTCCAACAAGGCCGTGCCCGATGGCCACCTCTTCGAAGCCGCGGCCCGCGCGATACCGCCCCCGTTCCGTGGCGCGCTGCCATCTGCGCAATCGATCGCCACGCCATCGCTCGCGCCGGATGCGCCGCTCTCCGCGACCGTGCATCGCCTGCTCGACGAGACCGATGCCGCGATCGCGCGGCAGACCCTGCTCCAGGTCGCTTCGCTCCCCGATCGCACGGATGCCAGCGGTCACCGCGTTGATCCCAGCGTGCCGCAGTGGAATTTCGAGATACCCTTTGCAACGCCGCAAGGCACCGCGATGGCGCAGTTCGAGATCTCGCGCGATGGTGCTGGCGAATCCGCCGATCCCGCCAAGCAAGCCTGGCGCGCGCGCTTCACGCTCAATGTCGAGCCCGCCGGCCCGGTGCATGCTCTGATCACGTTGAATGGCGACAAGACTTTCGTGCGGATGTGGGCGGAGCGGACGGCGACCGCGCAGCAGCTTCGCGCCGGCATCGGTGAGCTCAACCAGGCCCTGGTGAGGGCCGAGCTCAACCCCGGCGACATCCTGGTCCGCGACGGCACGCCGCCGCAGCCGGCACCGGCCCGCGCCGGCCACTTCCTGGATCGCGCCACATGA
- a CDS encoding ATP12 family chaperone protein, whose translation MRELFEEAAGQPPPDPRESARASARTPLRKRFYKEAGVTEAEGGFAITLDGKPIRTPSGRQVVIPARTLADRVAAEWAAQGASIDPVTMPLTRIANSVVEGVVDRVEIVSDDLAKYFESDLLFYRAGHPEGLVAREAAHWDPVLFWAAETLGAHFILSEGVMHVRQPDEALKAARAALPEDAWSVAALHVVTTLTGSALLALALAHDVHDADQVWAAAHVDEDWNAEQWGVDEEAATRRATRFRDFEAAVTVLAAVRAAVAKGP comes from the coding sequence ATGCGCGAATTGTTCGAAGAAGCCGCAGGCCAGCCTCCGCCCGATCCGCGGGAATCGGCGCGCGCGTCTGCGCGCACGCCGCTGCGCAAGCGCTTCTACAAGGAGGCCGGCGTCACCGAGGCCGAGGGTGGTTTTGCCATCACGCTCGATGGCAAGCCGATCCGCACGCCGTCTGGCCGCCAGGTCGTGATCCCTGCGCGGACGCTCGCAGATCGCGTCGCCGCGGAATGGGCTGCCCAGGGTGCGAGCATCGATCCCGTGACCATGCCGCTGACGCGGATCGCCAACAGCGTGGTCGAAGGCGTCGTCGACCGCGTCGAGATCGTCAGCGACGACCTTGCAAAGTACTTCGAGTCCGATTTGCTGTTCTATCGCGCCGGCCACCCGGAAGGGCTCGTGGCCCGCGAGGCCGCGCATTGGGATCCAGTGCTGTTCTGGGCCGCGGAGACGCTGGGGGCGCATTTCATCCTGTCCGAGGGCGTCATGCATGTGAGGCAGCCGGACGAAGCGCTGAAGGCGGCACGAGCCGCGCTGCCCGAGGATGCCTGGTCGGTCGCCGCGCTCCACGTGGTGACCACCTTGACTGGTTCGGCGCTGCTGGCCCTGGCGCTGGCCCATGACGTGCACGATGCCGACCAGGTCTGGGCCGCCGCCCATGTCGACGAGGACTGGAACGCCGAGCAATGGGGCGTGGACGAGGAGGCAGCTACCCGCCGGGCCACGCGCTTCCGGGATTTCGAGGCCGCCGTGACGGTCTTGGCGGCGGTCAGGGCGGCCGTGGCCAAAGGTCCTTAA
- a CDS encoding RluA family pseudouridine synthase, giving the protein MSRRIKRMNPKPRSRDEREDSRPHQARGAKKAGPRPSSKPGGKPPRFERRAPERAERRPPKAEPERAVPAKPVEPLLPTKVQTVKVTADENNMRVDRFLEARFPGLSFSHIQRVVRKGELRVDGKRVDSKDRLEEGQSVRIPPLKLDAPKVVGELSEAAQKTLKALKEMTIFEDDDVLVLNKPAGLAVQGGSGMTRHIDQMLEVMRDAKGQKPRLVHRIDRETSGCLLIAKTRFAASHLTGAFRSRSARKTYWALVPGLPKPKQGRISTFLAKEESEDDTIMRVAQHGDEGASHAVTYYAMVETAGNKLTWVSLKPVTGRTHQLRAHMAHIGHPIVGDPKYFNIENWQLPGGLQNRLHLLARRIVIPHPRGGVIDATAPLPPHMQQSWNLLGLDASRFDPIENAPEE; this is encoded by the coding sequence ATGAGCCGCCGCATCAAGAGAATGAACCCGAAGCCGCGCTCGCGTGACGAGCGCGAAGACTCACGTCCGCATCAGGCGCGGGGCGCAAAGAAAGCTGGCCCGCGTCCGAGCAGCAAGCCCGGCGGCAAGCCGCCGCGCTTCGAGCGGCGTGCCCCCGAGCGCGCCGAGCGGCGTCCGCCCAAGGCTGAGCCGGAGAGGGCTGTGCCGGCAAAACCCGTCGAGCCGCTGCTGCCGACCAAGGTGCAGACCGTCAAGGTGACGGCCGACGAGAACAACATGCGCGTCGACCGTTTCCTCGAAGCGCGCTTTCCTGGCCTGTCGTTCTCCCACATCCAGCGCGTCGTCCGCAAAGGCGAGCTGCGCGTCGACGGCAAGCGCGTCGACAGCAAGGATCGCCTGGAGGAGGGCCAGAGCGTCCGCATCCCGCCGCTGAAGCTCGACGCGCCGAAGGTCGTCGGCGAGCTTTCGGAGGCTGCGCAGAAGACGCTCAAGGCGCTGAAGGAGATGACGATCTTCGAGGATGACGACGTCCTCGTCCTCAACAAGCCGGCCGGCCTTGCCGTGCAGGGCGGCTCGGGCATGACGCGGCACATCGACCAGATGCTTGAGGTGATGCGCGATGCCAAGGGCCAGAAGCCGCGCCTCGTGCACCGCATCGATCGCGAGACGTCGGGCTGTCTGTTGATCGCCAAGACGCGCTTTGCCGCCTCGCATCTGACCGGCGCGTTCCGTTCGCGGTCGGCGCGGAAAACCTATTGGGCGCTGGTGCCGGGCCTGCCGAAACCGAAGCAGGGTCGCATCTCGACTTTCCTCGCCAAGGAGGAGAGCGAGGACGACACCATCATGCGCGTTGCCCAGCACGGTGACGAGGGCGCGAGCCACGCGGTGACCTATTACGCGATGGTCGAGACCGCCGGCAACAAGCTCACCTGGGTGTCGCTGAAGCCGGTGACGGGCCGCACCCACCAGCTGCGCGCCCACATGGCCCATATCGGCCATCCCATCGTCGGCGATCCCAAATATTTCAACATCGAGAACTGGCAATTGCCGGGCGGCCTGCAGAACCGGCTGCATCTGCTCGCGCGCCGCATCGTCATTCCGCATCCGCGCGGCGGCGTGATCGACGCCACCGCGCCGCTGCCGCCGCACATGCAGCAGTCGTGGAATCTGCTCGGACTCGATGCCAGCCGGTTCGACCCGATCGAGAACGCGCCGGAGGAGTAG
- a CDS encoding replication-associated recombination protein A, producing MSPKRPQQTPTLFAAAGLDQEAPHPLPDRLRPRTLSEVVGQDHILGPDGALTRMLETRTLGSLVFWGPPGTGKTTVARLLADATDLHFEQISAVFSGVADLKKAFDAARARREMGKGTLLFVDEVHRFNRAQQDSFLPVMEDGTVVMVGATTENPSFELNAALLSRARVLVFRSLDAAAIEKLFAHAEDVEGRKLPLDDEARAVLVRMADGDGRASLTLAEEVWRSARADEIFNAAQLQDILQRRAPIYDKSADGHYNLISALHKSVRGSDPDAALYYLARMLDAGEDPLFLARRVVRMAVEDIGLADPQALVIANAAKDAFDFLGHPEGELAIAQAVVYLATAPKSNAVYTAFGTAMQVAKQAGSLLPPKHILNSPTKLMKSEGYGAAYEYDHDAPDAFSGQDYFPEALGRQTFYDPPERGFEREIRKRLDYWAKLRKERGGSG from the coding sequence ATGAGTCCAAAGCGACCACAGCAGACGCCAACGCTCTTCGCGGCGGCCGGGCTCGACCAGGAAGCTCCGCATCCGTTGCCGGACCGGCTGCGCCCGCGCACGCTGTCGGAGGTCGTCGGCCAGGACCATATCCTCGGTCCCGACGGCGCTCTGACACGCATGCTGGAGACCCGCACGCTGGGATCGCTGGTGTTCTGGGGGCCGCCCGGCACCGGCAAGACCACGGTGGCGCGGCTTTTGGCGGATGCGACCGACCTGCATTTCGAGCAGATCTCCGCAGTGTTCTCCGGCGTCGCCGACCTGAAGAAGGCGTTCGACGCCGCCCGCGCCCGCCGCGAGATGGGCAAGGGCACGCTCTTGTTCGTCGACGAGGTGCACAGGTTCAACCGTGCCCAGCAGGATTCCTTCCTGCCCGTGATGGAAGACGGCACGGTGGTGATGGTCGGCGCCACCACAGAGAACCCGTCCTTCGAGCTCAACGCGGCGCTTTTGTCTCGCGCGCGCGTATTGGTGTTTCGTTCGCTCGACGCAGCCGCGATCGAAAAGCTGTTCGCCCATGCCGAGGACGTCGAGGGCAGGAAGCTGCCGCTCGATGACGAGGCGCGCGCGGTGCTGGTGCGCATGGCCGACGGCGACGGTAGGGCATCGCTGACGCTCGCCGAAGAGGTCTGGCGCTCGGCACGGGCGGACGAGATCTTCAATGCCGCGCAGTTGCAGGACATCCTGCAGCGCCGCGCGCCGATCTACGACAAATCGGCCGACGGCCATTACAACCTGATCTCCGCGCTGCATAAGTCGGTGCGCGGCTCCGATCCCGATGCGGCGCTGTATTACCTTGCGCGGATGCTGGACGCCGGCGAGGACCCGCTGTTCCTGGCCCGCCGCGTCGTGCGCATGGCAGTCGAGGACATCGGCCTGGCCGATCCGCAGGCGCTCGTCATCGCCAATGCGGCGAAAGACGCCTTCGACTTCCTCGGCCATCCCGAGGGCGAGCTCGCCATCGCGCAGGCCGTGGTCTATCTCGCCACCGCGCCGAAATCGAACGCGGTCTACACCGCCTTCGGCACGGCGATGCAGGTCGCCAAGCAAGCCGGCTCGCTGCTGCCGCCCAAGCACATTCTCAATTCCCCGACCAAGCTGATGAAGTCGGAAGGCTACGGCGCGGCCTACGAATACGACCACGACGCCCCCGACGCCTTTTCCGGCCAGGACTACTTCCCCGAAGCCCTGGGCCGCCAGACCTTCTACGACCCACCCGAGCGCGGCTTCGAGCGCGAGATCCGGAAGCGGCTGGATTACTGGGCCAAGCTGCGTAAGGAGCGGGGCGGCTCGGGCTAG
- a CDS encoding DegQ family serine endoprotease, which translates to MFRSIWTAAVTASCIAFSAQFNPAAAQDRRVPSSPAELRLSYAPIVQRVQPAVVNVYAAKVVQNRNPLLDDPIFRRFFGVPGQQQEQVQRSLGSGVIVDTSGLVVTNVHVIEGADQVKVSLSDKREFEAEIVLKDSRSDLAVLRLKDSKEKFPALEFTNSDELLVGDVVLAIGNPFGVGQTVTHGIISALARTQVGITDYQFFIQTDAAINPGNSGGALVDMNGRLAGINTAIYSRSGGSQGIGFAIPANMVRVVVASAKSGGKAVKRPWLGAKLQAVTPEIAESLGLRSPTGALVASVVSNGPAAKAGLKSSDLIIGIDGQSVDDPNAFDYRFATRPLGGTAQIDVQRGGKPLKLTVALETAPDAGRNELVVTARSPFQGAKVSTITPAVADELHLDADTEGVVITDLGGDSAAANVGFQKGDIILAVNNQKISKTGDLEKAAAERPRLWRITVVRGGQQINVTLGG; encoded by the coding sequence ATGTTTCGATCGATCTGGACCGCCGCCGTCACGGCCTCGTGCATAGCCTTTTCCGCCCAATTCAATCCGGCTGCGGCGCAGGACCGTCGGGTCCCGTCCTCGCCGGCCGAGCTGCGGCTGTCCTATGCGCCGATCGTGCAGCGGGTTCAGCCGGCCGTGGTGAACGTCTATGCGGCCAAGGTGGTGCAGAACCGCAACCCGCTGCTGGACGACCCGATCTTCCGCCGCTTCTTCGGTGTGCCGGGCCAGCAGCAGGAGCAGGTGCAGCGCTCGCTCGGCTCCGGTGTCATCGTCGATACGTCCGGCCTCGTCGTCACCAACGTCCATGTCATCGAAGGCGCGGACCAGGTGAAGGTATCGCTGTCGGACAAGCGCGAGTTCGAGGCCGAGATCGTGCTGAAGGATTCCCGCAGCGATCTTGCGGTGCTGCGCCTGAAGGATTCGAAGGAGAAGTTTCCGGCGCTCGAATTCACCAACTCCGATGAGCTGCTGGTCGGTGACGTCGTGCTGGCAATCGGCAATCCCTTCGGCGTCGGCCAGACCGTGACCCACGGCATCATCTCGGCGCTGGCGCGCACGCAGGTCGGGATTACCGATTACCAGTTCTTCATCCAGACCGATGCGGCGATCAATCCCGGCAATTCCGGCGGCGCGCTGGTCGACATGAACGGCCGGCTCGCCGGCATCAACACCGCGATCTATTCGCGCTCCGGCGGCTCGCAAGGCATCGGCTTTGCGATCCCCGCCAACATGGTGCGCGTCGTCGTGGCCTCCGCCAAAAGCGGCGGCAAGGCTGTGAAGCGGCCATGGCTCGGTGCGAAACTGCAGGCGGTGACGCCGGAAATCGCCGAGAGCCTCGGCCTGCGCTCGCCGACTGGCGCGCTGGTCGCGAGCGTGGTGTCGAATGGCCCCGCGGCGAAGGCCGGCCTGAAATCCTCCGATCTCATCATCGGTATCGACGGCCAGAGCGTGGATGATCCCAACGCTTTCGATTATCGCTTCGCCACCCGTCCGCTCGGCGGCACCGCGCAGATCGACGTGCAGCGCGGCGGCAAGCCGCTGAAGCTGACGGTGGCGCTGGAGACCGCGCCCGATGCGGGACGTAACGAACTCGTCGTCACTGCGCGTTCGCCGTTCCAGGGCGCCAAGGTCTCGACCATCACGCCGGCGGTCGCCGACGAGCTGCATCTTGACGCCGACACCGAAGGCGTCGTGATCACCGATCTCGGCGGCGACAGCGCGGCTGCGAATGTCGGCTTCCAGAAGGGCGACATCATCCTGGCCGTCAACAACCAGAAGATCAGCAAGACCGGAGACCTCGAGAAGGCTGCCGCAGAACGTCCGCGGCTCTGGCGCATCACGGTGGTGCGCGGCGGCCAGCAGATCAACGTTACGCTGGGCGGATGA
- a CDS encoding helix-turn-helix domain-containing protein, which translates to MKRRDFARRPGCSVEATLDLIDGKWKGVILYHLQGGTQRFGELRRRMPGITQRMLTKQLRALEEDKLVIRKVYAEVPPRVEYCLSELGESLKPVIDILKAWGENHQRLLSCGPAPEMEPVKKRKRAA; encoded by the coding sequence ATGAAAAGGCGCGACTTTGCCCGGCGCCCGGGCTGCTCGGTCGAGGCGACGCTGGATCTGATCGACGGCAAGTGGAAGGGCGTGATCCTCTATCATCTGCAGGGCGGCACCCAGCGCTTCGGCGAATTGCGCCGCCGGATGCCCGGGATCACCCAGCGCATGCTGACGAAACAGCTTCGTGCGCTGGAGGAGGACAAGCTCGTCATCCGCAAGGTCTATGCGGAGGTGCCGCCGCGCGTGGAGTATTGTCTTTCCGAGCTCGGCGAGAGCCTCAAGCCGGTGATCGATATTTTGAAGGCCTGGGGCGAGAACCACCAACGGCTCCTGTCCTGCGGGCCTGCGCCCGAAATGGAGCCGGTCAAGAAGCGTAAGCGCGCAGCCTAG
- a CDS encoding zinc-binding alcohol dehydrogenase family protein, protein MKAVGYTKSLPIEDANSLIDFETAKPEPRGRDIRVAVKAISANPVDYKVRKRAAPPEGETKILGYDAAGVVDAVGPEVTLFKPGDEVFYAGSILRQGTNSEFHLVDERIVGNKPKSLSFAQAAALPLTSITAWELLFDRLGAVPGKSVDPRTLLITGGAGGVGSILIQLARRLTGLTVLATATRPESQKWCLDLGAHAVIDHGKPMKEQIEALKLPPVALVASLTFTDQHYKAIADFMAPQGRFGLIDDPPEFTMSTFKGKAISVHWESMFTRSSFQTPDMIAQHRLLNDVSDLIDKSVLRTTLDQTFGTINAVNLKRAHALLESGKSRGKIVLEGW, encoded by the coding sequence ATGAAGGCCGTCGGCTACACAAAATCGCTTCCGATCGAGGACGCGAATTCGCTGATCGATTTCGAGACTGCAAAACCCGAACCCCGGGGGCGCGACATCCGCGTCGCCGTGAAAGCGATCTCGGCCAATCCGGTCGATTACAAGGTGCGCAAGCGTGCAGCGCCGCCCGAGGGCGAGACCAAGATCCTGGGCTACGACGCAGCCGGCGTGGTCGATGCCGTCGGGCCGGAGGTCACGCTGTTCAAGCCGGGCGACGAGGTGTTTTACGCGGGCTCGATCCTGCGCCAGGGCACCAATTCCGAATTTCATCTGGTCGACGAACGCATCGTCGGCAACAAGCCGAAGAGCCTGTCCTTCGCGCAAGCGGCCGCCCTTCCCCTCACCTCCATCACCGCCTGGGAATTGCTGTTCGACCGGCTCGGCGCGGTGCCCGGCAAGAGCGTCGATCCGCGGACGCTTCTGATCACGGGCGGCGCCGGCGGCGTCGGCTCGATCCTGATCCAGCTCGCGCGCCGCCTCACCGGCCTCACGGTGCTCGCGACGGCGACGCGGCCGGAATCGCAAAAATGGTGCCTCGATCTCGGCGCGCATGCCGTGATCGACCACGGCAAGCCGATGAAGGAGCAGATCGAGGCATTGAAGCTGCCGCCGGTCGCGCTGGTGGCGAGCCTCACCTTCACCGACCAGCACTACAAGGCGATCGCGGACTTCATGGCGCCGCAAGGCAGGTTCGGCCTGATCGACGATCCGCCGGAGTTCACCATGAGCACCTTCAAGGGCAAGGCGATCTCGGTGCACTGGGAATCGATGTTCACGCGCTCCTCGTTCCAGACGCCGGACATGATTGCGCAGCATCGTCTGCTGAACGACGTCTCCGACCTCATCGACAAGAGCGTGCTGCGCACCACGCTCGACCAGACCTTCGGCACTATCAACGCCGTCAACCTCAAGCGCGCGCATGCGCTCCTGGAGAGCGGAAAATCGCGCGGCAAGATCGTGCTGGAGGGGTGGTAG